GACGCCAAGGCCAGGCCTTGCTCGCCCAATTTGGTCGGGCCGATGGCCGCGATATGTCCACCGTCGCGCTCGATCAGCAGCGTCTTGCCCCAGCTGGCCTTCAGGGCCTGGACCTGGTCGTGTGGGTCGTAGACCAGTTCGATGAACTGGCCTGATGCGTTCTGCCAGCGCTGCAGGCGGCAGCGGCCCTGCTCGCCCTGGAAGATGCGCTCCGGCTGATTGTCGCTGACTAACCGAAAATGGCCGGCTTCGCGGTACAGGCGCAGCTGTTCCGGCCGGTTCAGGCTGTAGTCGCCGGGGGCGGGCAGGGGCAGTTCGATGGTGCGGCCTTCGCGGTCGTGGAAGCTGACGGCCGTGTCCGACACGTCCAGCCATTCGTCCAGCGGCGTCAGCCAGCCGTGGCCCAGCTGCAGGTCAAGGGCGGACTGGCCGCTGCGGTAGAAGCGCGTCCAGGGCAGGCTCAGCGGGCCGTCCCAGGTGAAGTCGGTCAGCTCCAGCAGTTCCTCGCCGGTGGCCAGGCTGATCGGGCAGCCGCTGGTGCAGGTGTCGGCGTTCTTCAGAGAGGGCTTGCCGGCGGCGGTGCGGCCGGTCTTGGAAGAGGTTTTTTTTGCGGCTGGCTTGTCCGGTTTCGCCAAGGGACACAGGACTTTGCTGCTGGGCGCCTGCTTGGGCAAGGCCTTTCCGGTTTGGATGGCCTGGACCGCGCGCTGTTCGGCGCTGGCCAGCGCCTCGCCCGCCTTGCCCAGCTTGCCGAGCGGGCCGGCCGGGACGGCAAGGCTGCCGATTTCAGCCGCGCCGCGACCGGCCATCTGCCCGTCGAACTCGGCCAGACGGCCTTCAGCGGCGGCCTGGGCTCGCTCGGCTTTGAAGGATTCCCAGGCCGCCGCCGCGCCGTCTTTGATGCCGTTGAGCGTGCCGACGGGGTCGTCCATGGCGTTGCCGATACCGTTGCCCATCTGTTTGGCCGCTTCCCTGGCGGCTTCAAAGGCCTGTTCGCGGTAGGCCGGATCGGTCGCCAGGCTGTAGCCGGCTTGGCTGAGGTCGACGATGCCCTGGACAGCCTCCTTGCCGGCGTCCAGGGCGCCTTTAGCCATATTTTTTTTAAACTCGGTGACGTAACCAAACGATTCCGGCATGTTTTATGTCCTTATTGATGTCCTATAACCAAATGCCGGCATCCAGCGCCAGCCGCACTCTGAGCAAAGCGGTTTGGATTTGTGGCGTGAAGTCCGATGTCAAAAGCGCCTTCGCCCAGGGCGCTTGAAGCTCAAAGTTCTCTCCGTAATGCAGCCAGCAGGCGGCGAAAACAAATTGAGCGTCTTCCGTTAAAAAAACCAGGGTTTCAGCGCGTCTGATCGAACGCTGAAGCTGTTCATCTAAAGTCGTGCCAATTCCCTGCAAGGCGTTAGGCAAGGCAAGGCCAATGCGAGTATGACGGTCGAGCTTGAAACTGTCTTTGTCAAGAAACCAGCCCATTGTGCTGGCCGTGTTGGCCGCTTCTGTCCAAACGCCTATGGGCAGCCGCTCAGTCAGGCTCGCGATGCGTTTTTCGGCAGGCAGGTCGGCATTAGCCAAGATCGAGTGTATCGCCGGATGCAGATCAAAATTTGGTGCGACGGCAGCCATAAGGTAAACGAATTGACCCAGGCTGGATTGCCAAGTGAAGCCGTAACTGCGCGCCCGCGCCAAGCCGAAGCCGATCAAACGCGTCAGAATGGTCGGCGAAACCGAGGCATAGGCC
This is a stretch of genomic DNA from Methylobacter sp. YRD-M1. It encodes these proteins:
- a CDS encoding DUF6531 domain-containing protein, encoding MPESFGYVTEFKKNMAKGALDAGKEAVQGIVDLSQAGYSLATDPAYREQAFEAAREAAKQMGNGIGNAMDDPVGTLNGIKDGAAAAWESFKAERAQAAAEGRLAEFDGQMAGRGAAEIGSLAVPAGPLGKLGKAGEALASAEQRAVQAIQTGKALPKQAPSSKVLCPLAKPDKPAAKKTSSKTGRTAAGKPSLKNADTCTSGCPISLATGEELLELTDFTWDGPLSLPWTRFYRSGQSALDLQLGHGWLTPLDEWLDVSDTAVSFHDREGRTIELPLPAPGDYSLNRPEQLRLYREAGHFRLVSDNQPERIFQGEQGRCRLQRWQNASGQFIELVYDPHDQVQALKASWGKTLLIERDGGHIAAIGPTKLGEQGLALASTPFVRYQYNEHGDLAATLNQLEQGERYAYRNHMISRRTLATGFNFYFEWDAYNPSGRCLRNYGDNGLYDYRFEWTDSGLSRAIDSRGGVTEYMHDANAWLLWQTSPEGRRTQYAYNEHNLLSRVTDAAGHTTAYAYDNEGRLISVTDPLGHTAQLAYSATGQLTGLTDPLGQTWSRGYDDLGRLTQTQDPQGGVTRIAYNDQGLPAQIVNAMGQTRTLLWDDQSRLAGEVGFDGSRRHYRYDDEDRIVAVSQNQRISQYQYDAAGRVIAVKRPDGAVIKLAYNEAGLLTRYTDAAGRTTEYRYGDGLAQLTERVDPAG